In Myxocyprinus asiaticus isolate MX2 ecotype Aquarium Trade chromosome 46, UBuf_Myxa_2, whole genome shotgun sequence, a single window of DNA contains:
- the dbndd1 gene encoding dysbindin domain-containing protein 1 isoform X3, translating into MSDQELGEVFADSDEENHTESPAIHPVDRQKPPLPRFPHSHYVRSPSWTRGGKGEQQPRDRKHHSDSENTEPLLKIERSQSQQP; encoded by the exons ATGTCTGATCAGGAGCTGGGGGAGGTGTTTGCTGACTCAGATGAGGAGAACCATACAGAATCCCCTGCAA TTCATCCTGTAGATCGCCAAAAGCCCCCGTTACCTCGATTTCCACACAGTCATTACGTTCGCTCGCCTTCCTGGACCCGTGGTGGAAAAGGGGAGCAGCAACCAAGAGATCGGAAACACCACAGCGACTCGGAAAACACAGAACCTTTACTGAAGATAGAACGCTCCCAATCTCAACAGCCTTGA
- the dbndd1 gene encoding dysbindin domain-containing protein 1 isoform X2, which yields MKIKKKSWDIEPLREREFQKLLKSSSSASLTSEASHNALGEHVGTPAHYGSQVLITEKRQPLSSVSSLEVHFDLLDLTELTDMSDQELGEVFADSDEENHTESPAIHPVDRQKPPLPRFPHSHYVRSPSWTRGGKGEQQPRDRKHHSDSENTEPLLKIERSQSQQP from the exons AGCCACTTAGAGAGCGAGAGTTCCAGAAGCTTCTAAAGTCATCCAGCTCGGCCAGTCTCACCAGTGAGGCATCCCACAATGCTTTAGGAGAGCATGTTGGTACCCCAGCACATTATGGCAGTCAGGTGCTGATCACAGAGAAACGAC AGCCTCTGAGCAGTGTGTCCTCACTGGAGGTGCACTTTGACCTCTTGGACCTGACAGAGCTCACAGACATGTCTGATCAGGAGCTGGGGGAGGTGTTTGCTGACTCAGATGAGGAGAACCATACAGAATCCCCTGCAA TTCATCCTGTAGATCGCCAAAAGCCCCCGTTACCTCGATTTCCACACAGTCATTACGTTCGCTCGCCTTCCTGGACCCGTGGTGGAAAAGGGGAGCAGCAACCAAGAGATCGGAAACACCACAGCGACTCGGAAAACACAGAACCTTTACTGAAGATAGAACGCTCCCAATCTCAACAGCCTTGA
- the dbndd1 gene encoding dysbindin domain-containing protein 1 isoform X1 — MEAQADSSTAEPLREREFQKLLKSSSSASLTSEASHNALGEHVGTPAHYGSQVLITEKRQPLSSVSSLEVHFDLLDLTELTDMSDQELGEVFADSDEENHTESPAIHPVDRQKPPLPRFPHSHYVRSPSWTRGGKGEQQPRDRKHHSDSENTEPLLKIERSQSQQP; from the exons ATGGAGGCTCAGGCAGATTCTAGTACAGCAG AGCCACTTAGAGAGCGAGAGTTCCAGAAGCTTCTAAAGTCATCCAGCTCGGCCAGTCTCACCAGTGAGGCATCCCACAATGCTTTAGGAGAGCATGTTGGTACCCCAGCACATTATGGCAGTCAGGTGCTGATCACAGAGAAACGAC AGCCTCTGAGCAGTGTGTCCTCACTGGAGGTGCACTTTGACCTCTTGGACCTGACAGAGCTCACAGACATGTCTGATCAGGAGCTGGGGGAGGTGTTTGCTGACTCAGATGAGGAGAACCATACAGAATCCCCTGCAA TTCATCCTGTAGATCGCCAAAAGCCCCCGTTACCTCGATTTCCACACAGTCATTACGTTCGCTCGCCTTCCTGGACCCGTGGTGGAAAAGGGGAGCAGCAACCAAGAGATCGGAAACACCACAGCGACTCGGAAAACACAGAACCTTTACTGAAGATAGAACGCTCCCAATCTCAACAGCCTTGA